The window TCGGCGGCCATAACGCATGCATTGTTGTGGGGCGGGTGTAGCCGTTTAGGCATCACCGGACCTGATCAACTGTGGCCCGCACCGGCATGGACGTGCGCGGTGCCCCATTCTCGTGGTGACGAAGTCACGGCACGCCATATCCCCGGATTCAAGTCCGGGGACCCGGTTCATAACAACGATCGCTTCGCGATCGTCAAATGCCTGAGCCGTCTCGCTCTCGGACGGACGTTCGGGCTGATCGCATGTCATTTCGTTGCGGTCACGGAGCGGTACCGCTGCAACATACGCCGCTAGAGCCTACCCCAACCGATGTTTCCACGCGGCGATCTGCTCACGGACTCGGTGCGGCGCAGTCGAGCCTTCGCTGCAGAATGCCGCGACAGCGTTTTCAGTCCCAAGCACCTCGTAGACGCTCTCGTCGATCTCGCTGCTGAGTTCTTTGAGGGTCTCGATCGGTAGTTCGGCCAACGCTACGCCACGCTTCATCGCTTCGCCAACGATTGCGCCGACGAGGTGGTGGGCCGTCCGTTGAGGCATGCCTTTGCGAATCATCCATTCCATCAATGTCGTCGCGTCGAGATACCCCTTCTCAATCCGAGCGGCGATGGATTTTCGTTTCAACGTCGCACCCGCCACGATGGGAACGGCTAATTCCAGCATTGCACGGGTGGTGTCGAATGAGTCGAATAGTGGCGGTTTGTCCTCTTGCAAGTCACGGTTGTAGGCCAGCGGTAGATTCTTCACCAACAGCATCAGCGTTTGCAAGCTGCCCATCACACGAGCTGACTTGCCGCGGGTCAGTTCGAGCGTATCGGGGTTCACCTTTTGTGGCATGATGCTGCTGCCGGTGCAGAACTCTTGGCCGATCGCAATGAAATCGAACTCGACGGTGCTCCATAAGATCCATTCCTCCGCCCACCCGCTCAGGTGCGAGGCAATCATCGACAGGACGAACGACGACTCCAGGACGAAGTCCCGGTCGCTACTGGTGTCGAGGCTGTTGGCGGTGATGCCTTCGAATTCCAACGCTTCGGCGGTTTGTTGGCGGTCAATCGGCAGCGTGGTGCCGGCAACCGCAGCGATGCCGAGCGGGCACTGGTTAACCCGGCGGCGGCAATCGGCCAAACGAGCCCGATCTCGCTCGAATTTTTCCATATAGGCCAGCCAGTAGTGCGGCGCGAGCACGGGCTGGGCACGCTGCAGGTGGGTATATGCGGGCAGGATGACATCGAAGTCATCATCGCAGCGGCTCAGGAAGGCTCGCTGCAGGTCCAGCAGCAAGGCATCGACCGCATCGAGCGATTCGCGAATCCACATTCGGACATCGGTGCTAACCTGATCGTTGCGACTGCGGGCGGTGTGGAGTTTGCGACCGACGTCGCCGGTGGCGTCGATTAACGCCTGCTCGACGTGCATGTGGATGTCTTCGAGTTCGAAACGCAGCGGAAGTTCGTTGCGATCGAGCCGGCCACGAATGTTTTCTAGTTCGTCGCGAATCTGGGTGAATTCGGTATCGCTGATCAATCCCACCGTGCGGAGCATCTCCGCATGTGCGATCGAGCCGCGAATGTCCTGCCGGTACAGTCGCGAATCAAAAGTAATGCTTTCGGCGTAAGCTTCGAGTCGTTGATCGGTTTGCGCGGCGAAAACACCGCTGCGGGAAGGGCTAGCCACGGTTGACTTTCAAGCGGATGTGGGCGAAATAGGGAGAGTGTGAGCCGTACGCGGCCGTCCCCGAACTTTCAGGCATTCTTAGTAGGATGCCCCAAACGCTGCTGGCTGAAAACCGGTCACCGCAGTGGAAATTTCTGATTTCCTTCACTCCACCTACTCAAATCCCGATGTCGAACCGTTTTTGGATGACTGTTGCAGCCTGGCTCTGCTGGTTTGGTTTGTCGCAAAATCAAGCGGCTTCCCAGCCTCCTGTGCCCGGCTCGCCGATGCCTGAGCAGGGATTGGTCGTGGTGGCCTCCGGGGTTCCGTATGGCGTCGCCACAATCGAAATTCCGCTGCGGAACCCTGTGTTCGGTGACGGGCCGCCGCCATTGCGACTGAGCGGACCGCCAGCCCGAGTTTTTTTTGCTGTCAGCGAGAATGTGCAGGTGCGTGGCGTGGAACTGCCCTCCGAACGCCCGATGCCGCGCGTCGGGCAGGGGCGTTTGCTCGGCCGGGTCAGCAACTTGATCCGTGAAGTCGCCGGCGGCGATGCGGTTCAAAACGAGACGGTTGCACAGCGGATTTCGTTCCTGTTTGCGGGCGAGCAGCCCTTTACGGTCAAGGTCGACGATCGGGAGGGAGCAGCGGGCTCGTTTGAGATTCGCCCTGCCGCGAATCCCCGCGGGCGACAGCAACTCTTGACGGACTGGTGGTCCAGCTTCACTGATGAGAGCAAGCGACAGGTCGATCGCCTCGACACCCCACCGTGGGTGCAAACATATGTAGTGGGTATGCTCTCGGGGCGTCTAGGCTTGCCCTTGCCCGCCTGGTATGGCAATACCAGTGGTGAGACTCAGCAGGACTCGCTCCTGATGACACTGGAGTGGATCAGTGGTGCCGCCAGCGTCTCCAATCGTGTCTTCGCGTCCGCGGCAGCCGGCCGTGACCTCGACTCACCCAATTTGCCCGTCACGACAGAGGTCGCCGCCGAACCGTTGCCAGCACCGATCCAGTGGCAAGCGACCTCCCCGCCGAGTGATCTCGCTCCCAATCCAGTTGATCCTGAGATTGAAGCGATTGCCGACCAGGTACCGCCGGAGTGTTTTTACATCCGCTACGGCAAATTCGAGAACTATCTTTGGTATCAAGATCTCACTGATGAATATGGCGGTGATATTTCGCGGATGATCACATTGAGTGGGTTGGCCAATGATGGCGCCGCTCGTCTGACGCGTCAGCTCGGTCTGCAAA of the Allorhodopirellula heiligendammensis genome contains:
- the argH gene encoding argininosuccinate lyase, whose translation is MASPSRSGVFAAQTDQRLEAYAESITFDSRLYRQDIRGSIAHAEMLRTVGLISDTEFTQIRDELENIRGRLDRNELPLRFELEDIHMHVEQALIDATGDVGRKLHTARSRNDQVSTDVRMWIRESLDAVDALLLDLQRAFLSRCDDDFDVILPAYTHLQRAQPVLAPHYWLAYMEKFERDRARLADCRRRVNQCPLGIAAVAGTTLPIDRQQTAEALEFEGITANSLDTSSDRDFVLESSFVLSMIASHLSGWAEEWILWSTVEFDFIAIGQEFCTGSSIMPQKVNPDTLELTRGKSARVMGSLQTLMLLVKNLPLAYNRDLQEDKPPLFDSFDTTRAMLELAVPIVAGATLKRKSIAARIEKGYLDATTLMEWMIRKGMPQRTAHHLVGAIVGEAMKRGVALAELPIETLKELSSEIDESVYEVLGTENAVAAFCSEGSTAPHRVREQIAAWKHRLG